The Ictidomys tridecemlineatus isolate mIctTri1 chromosome 1, mIctTri1.hap1, whole genome shotgun sequence DNA window cttaatattttcagattcaCAGTTGACTGCAGGTAGCAGAAACCTTGGGAAATGAAGCTGTGGCTGGATGGGGGTACTACTATACTGTAAAATGATGCTTTCCAGACCTTAATGTGGATGgtgttaaaatacaaattttgtgttggtgaggatggggggaaaaggtacactcatacgttgctgatgggactccaaattggtgcaaccactatggaaagcagtatggagattcctgagaaaacttggaatagaaccaccatttgccccccacccccaccccaccccccaaaaaaacgcTCCTCAATTTATTCccagccaaaggacttaaaatcagcatactacagtgatgcagccacatcagtgtttatagcagctcagttcacaatagctaaactgtggaaccaacctaggtgcccttcagcagatgaatggataaagaaaatgtggtctgtatgcacaatggaatgttatcagccttaaagaagaaagaaattgtgatgtttgctggtaaatggatggagctggagaatatcatgataagtgaaataagccaatcccaaagaatcaaaggtcaaatgttttctctgatatgtggatgctaattcacaataaggggggctggctagggaagaatagaggtactttgggttAGACAGAGTGgaatgaagggagaggagggggtgtgaggataggaaggatagtagaatgaatcggacattattaccctatgtgcgtATATGATTTCCCAAACAGTGTAgctctacaccatgtacaaccagaaaaatgagaaattatactccatttatgtatgatatgtcataCATAAATGACatatacaaaagcaaaaaaaaaaaacaaaacagattttggagGAGGCCTGGAGTACAGCTGACATTATGtttttctaacaagctcccaggagATATTGCAACCAATAGTCTGTGGATCACAATTTCAATAGCAAAGATCGTTAGCCCTCTCCTGTAAGTCACTTAAAGCCTAAAAATTTCATGGGGGAATAGAATATTACCTTTCACAATTAAGAAATCAGATTCCAAGTTCAGATGTATTATGAGAGGAAACTAGTGATATCAATACCATGACCCTGTGGGATACTTTTTCCTCTTGTACCAGGAAACCAAGATTCAGAGACATGAGCTAACATGCCCAGAGTCTCACACAGCTTTTAGTGAGAAGGTTAGCTTTAGAGCCTCTTGTTCTTAACCACTAGACTTGACTTGTATTGCAGGAAGATGAATTCACTAGATGACATCCACTGGGATAGCAGTGGATGTTTGATTGAGGACTATTTTGATTTTGAGGGATGGAAAAACAACTCAAACTTacttaaagaaaaaggaatcGCAGccgggcactgtggcacatgcctgtaataccaggacctcaggaggctgaggcaggaggatcacgagttcaaagccagcctcagcaatggtgaggcactgagcaatcagcgagaccctgtctctaaataaaatacaaaatagggctgggatgtggctcagtggtcgagtgaccctgagttcaatctccagtaccaagaaaaaggaATGGCTTTCATGCATAGCTAGATCCAGGGGTCTGCTTTCCTCTGTGTTGGCATCTTCCTCAGGCaggctcccccaccccacccccagtggCTGGAGAGCCACCAGCACTGCAGCTGTGACCCCGTCACCCAGCCTAGCCATTCGGCAAGTCTTTCTCCCAGTGCTCCCAGCAAGTCCTTCCTTGGGCTCAAGTTAGGCCACGTGTTCACTGAAGAACCCATCACAGGTGGCCGCAGGTGGGGATGAGTGTGGAATAGCCTGATGGTCTTGGGCCTGGAATGCCCACCCCATAAGGACCTAGAGCAGAAAAGGTTGGCTCCTAGGGTCAGGGAGGTTCTACCAACAGCAGAAAGAATGTCCTGGAAGACAGATGTCCGCCCCAGGAAGCCTTGAGTTCTTCCTCCTAGGCCAGGCTGAAGACACAGGAGGCAGCCGCAAGGGCCAGTGTGGTTGGGTGGGGCCCCGAGGGTCTGGGGACAAGTGCATGAGGGAGGCGTGGTGTGTGACCTGTGGTCTCTCTGTTCCCAGGAAACCTCCAGCCATGGCCCTGGGCCTCTTCCGGGTGTGTCTGGTAGTGGTGACGGCCATCGTCAACCACCCGCTGCTGTTCCCGCGGGAGAACGCCACTGTCCCAGAGAACGACCAGGAGATCATCCGCAAGATGCAGGCCCACGAGGAGAAGATGCAGCTGGAGCGGCTgcgcctggaggaggaggaggcgcgGATGGCAACCGAGAAGGAGGCCCCGGAGCAGGTGGCGGAGGAgggccagcagcagcaggagaCGCTGGCCTTGAACCTCTGGACcactctctgcatgatcctcttCCTGATCATCGAGGTGTGGCGTCAGGACCACCACGACGGGCCCTTGCCTGAGTGCCCCGGTGGGGACGAGGATGAGCTGCCGCTGCTGGGGAGCGCCCCGCTGCGGGGCGTCACCCTGCCCAGTCAGGCCATGCTGGGCCACTTTCACGAGCACGGTATCCGCGGCACCATGGCCGACGCCGCCCGCACCCGGGAGTTCGTGGAAGGCTTCGTGGATGACCTGCTGGGAGCCCTGAGGAGCCTCTGCCACCGGGACACTGACATGGAGGTGGAGGACTTCATCGGTGTGGGCAGCATGTACGAGAACTGGCCGGCGGACAGGCCGCTGCTGTGCCACCTGTTGGTGCCCTTCACGCCCCCGGAGCCCTACCGCTTCCACCTGGAGCTCTGTTGCTCCGGCCGCTCGGTGCCCTTGGACCGCCAGGGCTACGGCCAGGTCAAGGTGGGCCGGGCCGACGGGGACCCGCTGGGCTGCATCTGTGGCAAGACCAAGCTCGGAGAGGACATGCTGTGCCTCCTCCACGCCAAGCAGAGTGGGGCGCAGCCCTGCAGGGAGATGGAGGACCTGCTGTGTGCCCCAGAGTCCCGGTACCTGGACACCATGAGGGTCATGAAGTGGTTCCAGACGGCCCTCACTAAAGCCTGGCAGCGCATCGCCCATAAGTTCGACTTTGACCTTGCCTTTGGCCAGTTGGACACCCCCGGGTCCCTCAAAATCATGTTCCGCTCAGGCAAGGCCATACCCTTCAACCTGATTCCTGTGATCCAGAGTGACAGCTCCGATCTGCACTTTGTCTCCCACCTTCCCAGGGAGCTCTCTGGGGAGACCCCGGCCTCCAGCACCGACTGGCTCCTGTCCTTTGCTGTCTATGAGCAGCACTTCCTCAGGATAACTTCCAAGGGGCTGCCCGAGGGGGCCTGCCACCTCAGCTGCCTGCAGATCGCCTCCTTCCTGCTCTCCAAGCAGAGCGGCATGGAGGGCGCCTGCGGCCTCGGCGCCAGCGGGCTCAGCACCTACCACCTAAAGACTGCGCTGATGCACCTCCTGCTCTCCCGCAAGGCCTCTGACTGGAAGGCGGCGCAGCTGCGCTCACGCCTGCAGGAGCTGCTCTGCTTCCTGGAGAAGAGCCTGCTGGAGAAGAAGCTCCTTCACTTCTTTGTGGGCAACCGCAAGGTCCCCGAGGCCCTGGGACTCCCCGAGGCCGTGCGCAGGGCGGAGCCTCTCAACCTCTTCCGGCCCTTCGTCCTGCAGCGGGGTCTCTACCGGAGGACAGTGGACTCCTTCTATAAGATGCTCGAGAATGCCCCAACCCTTGTCAGTGAATATTCCCTACGTGTCCCCTCCAGTCAGGCCAGCCTGTCCACCAAAGCTGTCATCTTGTAGAGCATGTGGAATTTGAGAGCCAGGAGGGAGGGTGTCTCGAAAGTCCGAGTGGCCGGGGCTCTGCAGCGCACCCGGGGATCCAGGTAGGCTTGGCGGAGAGCCCAGGTGCAGCCTGCCGGGAAGCCAGGCCCCGCGGGCGGAGGAAACAGAATTCCAGCTGGATGCTGATTTGCTTCCCTGCCGCTGAGGCCCAGTGGCAGAGTTATCATTTGGGTTTGGGGACTGGTTCTTTGCAGAGTGCTCTTGGATTACCACAGATGGACAAGAAGGTGACAGAGCACTCCACGGAGACTGAGAAGGAGAGAGTGCCCACGTTGACCTTGAGCGTAATCCATTTCCATCTCGGGCCCAGCCTATGCTCTGTATCAACAGATGCTCCACATGAATGCTGCCAGGGACCCGCGTTTAGATCCTGTACCCCATGTCCAGGAATGCTGGGCCCCAGCCATCTTCAGGCAAAATAAGAATAAGGACAGATGTGGGAATCCACAACCTGGGACCCACAGTGGCTGCCCCTTCTTATAGTGTTGGAAGAAGAGACCAGGTAGAAACCTGGGGCTCCAAGTAGCTCATGCTACACTCAGCTGGGTATTTGGTGGCAGAGGGTTT harbors:
- the Itprip gene encoding inositol 1,4,5-trisphosphate receptor-interacting protein; translated protein: MALGLFRVCLVVVTAIVNHPLLFPRENATVPENDQEIIRKMQAHEEKMQLERLRLEEEEARMATEKEAPEQVAEEGQQQQETLALNLWTTLCMILFLIIEVWRQDHHDGPLPECPGGDEDELPLLGSAPLRGVTLPSQAMLGHFHEHGIRGTMADAARTREFVEGFVDDLLGALRSLCHRDTDMEVEDFIGVGSMYENWPADRPLLCHLLVPFTPPEPYRFHLELCCSGRSVPLDRQGYGQVKVGRADGDPLGCICGKTKLGEDMLCLLHAKQSGAQPCREMEDLLCAPESRYLDTMRVMKWFQTALTKAWQRIAHKFDFDLAFGQLDTPGSLKIMFRSGKAIPFNLIPVIQSDSSDLHFVSHLPRELSGETPASSTDWLLSFAVYEQHFLRITSKGLPEGACHLSCLQIASFLLSKQSGMEGACGLGASGLSTYHLKTALMHLLLSRKASDWKAAQLRSRLQELLCFLEKSLLEKKLLHFFVGNRKVPEALGLPEAVRRAEPLNLFRPFVLQRGLYRRTVDSFYKMLENAPTLVSEYSLRVPSSQASLSTKAVIL